The segment ATTATCCGTATCTTGGTTAATAGGTTGCATTATATTTAAGTTTTTATTAGTGTCATTTTTTTTAGGACTTACTTGAGGCTGAACCACATATTCTACTTCCGTAACACAATTAAATGGAATATCTATTGTAGTATACCTAATATCCCCACTTATTACATTTCCATTGCTACAATTGATAGATTCATATTTATTGATACACTCCACCGTAGAATACTGTATATTTTCTCTTATATAACCTTCCAAAAATAATTTTCCAGATTTCAAAACCCCATTTTCTATTTTGCCTGCTGTGGGTAATAATCTACTTGCTGTTAAATAAACATTATTTTTACCTTCCTTTATTTCATAACAATTTTGTTGTAATCCTATATTAACTTCTAAATCAATACTAATTTCTTTTTCTCCTAATATTACTGGTACCTTTGCTACTAATGGTCCATTAATTCCAGTAGTTTTAATATTTTCCCCTTCACATAAAGATAAAACTTTAGATTGTATACATCTACAACAGCAATTATCACAATTTTTTATAATTACATTATTATCATTCATACTTAATTGTCCCTCCTATTTTTATCTTATGATAACAAACATTTAATTTTTTATTCTTAATATATAATATTCTACATATATACATCAGTTCCAATTTATAATCTTGTACTTAATACTTATGTTAATATTTTAACTATATATTAATCCTTATTACTATTTTATAAATGTAATTTTCTATATATCAAAGCTCTTTATATCGTGTTAATTTATATATTTTTAAGTTTTTTATAAATTTTAGAAGGATATTTATATTATTTCTTGAATAAATTATATTAATATAATGTTATTTTTATAACAATCCAAGAACCAACAAGGAGGCTTTTTATATGATAGATTCATCTCATGATAACAGTTCATCTTTTAAAGAAAAAAAACAAAAATTAAATGATAGTTTTTATTTTCAAATAACTGATAAATGTATAGGATGTACTAAATGCGCTAAAGTTTGCCCTGTATCTTGTATATCTGGTAAAATTAAAGAAAAACATATTATCGATACAAAAAAATGTGTTAAATGTGGCCAATGTATTTCTGCTTGTCCTATAGGAGCCTTACCTACAATTGATTTTAGTTTAAATTTAAAGAATATTCTTAATAAAAAAAATAAACTTGTCATAGCTCAAGTAGCTCCATCTATACGTGCCACATTAGGTGAATACTTTGGGTTAGAACCCGGTACACTTGTAACCGGTAAATTAGTTTCTGCTTTACGCACATTAGGATTTGCTAAGGTATTTGATACAGATTTTGCTGCTGATTTAACTATAGTTGAAGAAGCTACAGAATTTGTTCACAGATTAAAAAATAACGGGAAACTGCCTATACTTACAAGTTGTTGTCCTGGTTGGATAAACTTTTTCGAACATGATTTCAGTGATCTTGCTGATATACCTTCCACTTGTAAATCTCCACAACAAATGTTCGGAACTATAGCTAAAACTTATTTAGCCAATAAAATGAATATTAAACCGAAAGATATTATAGTAGTTGCTGTTATGCCATGCCTAGCAAAAAAATATGAAGCTGCTAGACCAGAAATGACTACAAATGGAATTAGAGATGTAGATATTGTTATTAGCACAACTGAACTTGCAGAACTTATTAAAGAAAATGAAATCGATTTTGTTTCATTAGAAAACTCTGAATTTGACAATCCATTAGGAGA is part of the Clostridium botulinum genome and harbors:
- a CDS encoding CsxC family protein, with protein sequence MNDNNVIIKNCDNCCCRCIQSKVLSLCEGENIKTTGINGPLVAKVPVILGEKEISIDLEVNIGLQQNCYEIKEGKNNVYLTASRLLPTAGKIENGVLKSGKLFLEGYIRENIQYSTVECINKYESINCSNGNVISGDIRYTTIDIPFNCVTEVEYVVQPQVSPKKNDTNKNLNIMQPINQDTDNYQYQQNFENTIFYVDKPYCEIKQAKIVESNSCKKLCITNNQSGYKKIEKKMVLYLTVRVLQVQQVNIVGSSNNTGC
- a CDS encoding [FeFe] hydrogenase, group A — translated: MIDSSHDNSSSFKEKKQKLNDSFYFQITDKCIGCTKCAKVCPVSCISGKIKEKHIIDTKKCVKCGQCISACPIGALPTIDFSLNLKNILNKKNKLVIAQVAPSIRATLGEYFGLEPGTLVTGKLVSALRTLGFAKVFDTDFAADLTIVEEATEFVHRLKNNGKLPILTSCCPGWINFFEHDFSDLADIPSTCKSPQQMFGTIAKTYLANKMNIKPKDIIVVAVMPCLAKKYEAARPEMTTNGIRDVDIVISTTELAELIKENEIDFVSLENSEFDNPLGESTGAGTIFGASGGVAEAAMRTAYELLTKKSIPSLEFKETRGLDGIKEAEININGEIIRIAIANGLDSARKVLCSIKTGEKNYHIIEIMACQGGCIGSGLQPFMKKHQSIIEKRSEALYLEDRNKLLRKSHKNPYVIQIYKEFLGEPFGEKAHEFLHTTYIK